One part of the Suncus etruscus isolate mSunEtr1 chromosome 2, mSunEtr1.pri.cur, whole genome shotgun sequence genome encodes these proteins:
- the RMI2 gene encoding recQ-mediated genome instability protein 2 produces MGVASTRARVLLAAEGGHSLLAGKASMAAPSGGPEPVKLPRGPPLKVLASSCARDVRGGPGGWRLSRAAAGRGPLELAAVWMQGTVEAAGDGAARLRDSSGAFSVRGLERVPRGRPCLVPGKYVMVMGLVQACSPEPCLQAVKMTDLSDNPFHQSMWELEVEDLHRNIP; encoded by the exons ATGGGCGTGGCCTCAACCCGCGCACGCGTACTGCTGGCAGCGGAGGGCGGGCACAGCCTG TTGGCGGGAAAAGCGTCAATGGCGGCGCCCAGCGGCGGCCCGGAGCCCGTGAAGCTGCCGCGGGGGCCGCCGCTCAAGGTGCTGGCGAGCAGCTGCGCGCGCGACGTGCGGGGCGGCCCGGGCGGGTGGCGGCTGTcgcgggcggcggcggggcgCGGGCCGCTCGAGCTGGCGGCCGTGTGGATGCAGGGCACGGTGGAGGCGGCGGGCGACGGCGCGGCGCGGCTGCGGGACTCGAGCGGGGCCTTCTCGGTGCGCGGCCTGGAGCGGGTCCCGCGCGGGCGGCCCTGCCTCGTCCCAG GCAAGTATGTGATGGTCATGGGGCTGGTGCAGGCATGTAGCCCTGAGCCATGCCTGCAGGCTGTGAAGATGACTGACCTCTCGGACAACCCGTTCCACCAGAGTATGTGGGAGCTGGAAGTGGAGGACCTGCACCGGAACATACCTTAG